In Tenacibaculum pacificus, a single window of DNA contains:
- a CDS encoding NADP(H)-dependent aldo-keto reductase yields the protein MKYTTLPNTDIKVSKICLGTMTWGNQNTETDGHEQMDYALEQGVNFFDTAELYSVPATPETYGATEKIIGSWFKKTGNRDKVVLASKIAGGGDYTKHIRTGGFTKQNIIDAVEGSLNRLQTDYMDLYQLHWPSRGVNCFGVRDYPYKTSVKEAENHLEILETLNDLVKQGKIKHIGLSNETPWGTMKYLQTSEQHNLPKMSTIQNSYSLIHRGYEVGMSEVSMRENIGLLAYSPLAQGVLSGKYLEGNLPEGARGTLFPRFIARYMNEGSLKAVSEYFKIAEKHGLTLAELSLAYINQLPFVTSNIIGATKMPQLKENINSINIDLSEEILIEIEAVHALIPNPAP from the coding sequence ATGAAATATACAACACTACCAAATACAGATATCAAGGTTTCTAAAATTTGTTTAGGAACAATGACTTGGGGAAATCAGAATACAGAAACTGATGGACACGAACAAATGGATTATGCTTTAGAGCAAGGTGTAAATTTTTTTGATACTGCCGAATTATATTCAGTTCCTGCAACTCCTGAAACTTACGGAGCAACGGAAAAAATTATAGGTTCTTGGTTTAAAAAAACAGGAAATCGTGATAAGGTAGTGTTAGCAAGTAAAATTGCTGGTGGTGGCGATTATACCAAACATATTCGTACAGGTGGATTTACAAAACAAAATATTATTGATGCCGTTGAAGGAAGTTTAAATCGTTTACAAACCGATTATATGGATTTGTATCAATTACACTGGCCTTCTCGTGGCGTAAATTGTTTTGGTGTGCGTGATTATCCGTATAAAACATCAGTAAAAGAAGCTGAAAATCATTTAGAAATTTTAGAAACTTTAAATGATTTAGTAAAACAAGGAAAGATAAAACATATCGGTTTATCAAATGAAACTCCTTGGGGAACAATGAAATATTTGCAAACCTCTGAGCAACATAATTTACCAAAAATGAGTACAATTCAAAATTCGTATTCGTTAATTCATAGAGGTTATGAAGTTGGAATGAGCGAGGTTTCTATGCGTGAAAATATCGGTTTATTGGCATATTCGCCATTAGCACAAGGTGTTTTATCAGGAAAATATTTAGAAGGAAATCTTCCTGAAGGCGCACGAGGAACATTATTTCCAAGGTTTATAGCACGTTATATGAATGAAGGTTCATTAAAAGCAGTTTCAGAATATTTTAAAATTGCAGAGAAACATGGTTTAACACTTGCTGAATTATCATTAGCATATATTAATCAATTACCTTTTGTAACAAGTAATATTATTGGAGCTACGAAAATGCCTCAGTTAAAAGAAAATATCAATTCTATTAATATTGATTTATCCGAAGAAATTTTAATCGAAATTGAAGCTGTTCATGCTTTAATTCCGAATCCTGCGCCTTAA
- a CDS encoding DUF5723 family protein: MKKIGLFGFLLFSSLVMKAQSYVGFHSDNYNGVHSVIFNPANIVDSRFKTDINMVSASSFVGNDYFAVDFGKIGSNNFDEDKHTVKSPTNNNNLFANVDVMGPSFMFNINKNNSIAIFTRARSVVNIAEVNGELFDELSNDFDQNKDFNINEGDFSGNAHAWAEVGISYAKVLLNNEQHFLKGGLSLKYLQGLGFYSAQGNNVNFDYDLDGTVLPNGQTTGSIDSKGSVSYSRSSNLIDDSADFEIVDGATSFGADFGFVYEWRPDYKSYKTSNKSGKSFNFKDKNKYKLKVSLSVTDIGGISYKASENNNYNLLGFNINEDTFNSYDDLEAVLENIYTESNTIEDIRISLPTALHTAVDYNINNKFYVNLNYDASLRKVTENANSITSSLTLTPRFESKWFSFYSPIGINKYSSFSMGAGLRAGPLFVGSGSVLSNLISKESKAADVYIGLKIPIYQGKLKDKDKDGIFDKLDECPKQEGPIENDGCPWKDTDGDSVLDKDDTCPKIAGIPENKGCPWKDTDGDTVLDKDDTCPELAGTPENNGCPDTDKDGISDDKDVCKEVAGPIENKGCPWADTDKDGVADKDDKCPNVVGLLEKQGCPEVVITKEAKAKLDEFARAIYFNSGKTTFKQGVTSKLDLMAKIMQEYATAKFNIEGHTDSVGSAVTNQRFSDKRAKAVLDYLVKIAGIKADRLTSVGYGENNPISTNKTRAGRAENRRVEIKLVK; encoded by the coding sequence ATGAAAAAAATAGGACTATTCGGATTTCTTTTATTTAGTAGTTTAGTTATGAAAGCACAATCTTATGTTGGTTTTCATTCTGATAACTATAATGGTGTACACAGTGTAATTTTTAATCCTGCAAATATTGTAGATTCTCGTTTTAAAACCGATATCAATATGGTATCAGCAAGTTCATTTGTAGGTAATGATTATTTTGCTGTTGATTTTGGTAAAATAGGTAGCAATAATTTTGATGAAGATAAACATACTGTCAAATCACCAACAAATAATAATAATTTGTTTGCTAATGTAGATGTTATGGGACCTTCATTTATGTTTAACATCAATAAAAATAATTCGATAGCTATTTTTACTAGAGCACGATCGGTTGTAAATATAGCTGAAGTAAATGGTGAACTTTTTGATGAATTGAGTAATGATTTTGATCAAAATAAAGACTTTAATATTAATGAAGGAGACTTCAGTGGAAATGCTCATGCTTGGGCAGAAGTAGGTATTTCTTATGCAAAGGTACTACTGAATAATGAACAACACTTTTTAAAAGGAGGTTTATCATTAAAGTATCTTCAAGGTTTAGGATTTTATAGTGCTCAAGGTAATAATGTTAATTTTGACTATGATTTAGATGGAACTGTTTTACCAAATGGGCAAACTACTGGATCTATTGATTCAAAAGGGTCAGTATCTTATTCAAGAAGTAGTAATTTAATTGATGATTCAGCAGATTTTGAAATTGTTGATGGCGCTACTAGTTTTGGTGCTGATTTTGGTTTTGTATATGAATGGAGACCTGATTATAAAAGTTATAAAACAAGTAATAAAAGTGGAAAATCATTTAACTTTAAAGATAAAAATAAATACAAATTAAAAGTTTCATTATCGGTTACTGATATAGGAGGAATATCTTATAAAGCATCAGAAAACAATAATTATAATTTATTAGGATTTAATATTAATGAAGATACTTTTAATAGTTATGATGATTTAGAGGCTGTTTTAGAAAATATTTATACAGAATCAAACACAATAGAAGATATTCGTATTTCGCTTCCAACAGCTTTACATACTGCGGTAGATTATAATATTAATAATAAATTTTATGTAAACTTAAACTATGATGCAAGTTTAAGAAAAGTTACAGAAAATGCCAATAGTATTACAAGTAGTCTTACGTTAACACCACGATTTGAATCAAAATGGTTTAGTTTTTATTCTCCTATCGGAATTAATAAATACAGTAGTTTTTCAATGGGAGCAGGCCTTCGTGCAGGTCCTTTATTTGTTGGTTCTGGATCTGTTTTATCAAATTTAATTTCAAAAGAATCTAAAGCTGCAGATGTATATATTGGTTTAAAAATCCCTATTTATCAAGGGAAATTAAAAGATAAAGACAAAGATGGTATTTTTGATAAATTAGATGAATGTCCTAAGCAGGAAGGTCCTATTGAAAATGATGGTTGCCCTTGGAAAGATACAGATGGCGATAGTGTTTTAGATAAAGATGATACTTGTCCAAAAATAGCAGGAATACCTGAAAATAAAGGTTGTCCTTGGAAAGATACAGATGGAGATACAGTTTTAGATAAAGATGATACTTGCCCAGAATTAGCAGGAACACCTGAAAATAATGGTTGTCCTGATACTGATAAAGATGGAATTTCTGATGATAAAGATGTTTGTAAAGAAGTTGCAGGACCTATAGAAAATAAAGGTTGTCCATGGGCTGATACAGATAAAGATGGTGTTGCTGATAAAGATGATAAATGTCCAAATGTAGTAGGTTTATTAGAAAAGCAAGGATGTCCTGAGGTAGTAATTACTAAAGAAGCAAAAGCTAAATTAGATGAATTTGCAAGAGCTATTTATTTTAACTCAGGTAAAACAACTTTTAAACAAGGAGTTACATCAAAATTAGATTTAATGGCTAAAATTATGCAAGAATATGCTACTGCAAAATTTAATATTGAAGGACATACAGATAGTGTAGGTTCAGCAGTAACAAATCAGCGTTTTTCTGATAAAAGAGCTAAAGCAGTTTTAGATTATTTAGTAAAAATAGCAGGAATTAAAGCTGATAGATTAACTTCTGTAGGTTATGGTGAAAACAATCCGATTTCAACAAACAAAACAAGAGCAGGAAGAGCAGAAAATAGGCGTGTAGAAATAAAATTAGTAAAATAA
- the trpS gene encoding tryptophan--tRNA ligase, with protein sequence MSRILTGVQSTGTPHLGNLLGAILPAIEMANDAKNESYIFIADMHSLTQIKDGNELRENTYSVAATWLACGIDINKTVFYRQSDIPQVTELSWYLSCYFPYQRLTLAHGFKDKSDRLSDVNSGLFTYPMLMAADILLYDAEIVPVGKDQLQHLEMARDVASRINNTVGETLILPQGKTNENTKLVPGTDGEKMSKSRNNFINIFLADKKLRKQIMGIQTDSKALEEPKNPDTDNVFAIYKLLASDAQIAEMRANYEGGNYGYGHAKQALYELIIEEFAEIRAKYAHYMENRNEIDKALSIGAEKAKTVATDVLQRVRKKIGY encoded by the coding sequence ATGTCAAGAATTTTAACAGGAGTACAAAGTACAGGAACTCCACACTTAGGTAACTTATTAGGTGCTATTTTACCAGCCATTGAAATGGCGAACGATGCTAAAAATGAATCTTATATTTTTATTGCAGATATGCACTCGTTAACCCAAATTAAAGATGGAAACGAATTAAGAGAAAACACTTACAGTGTTGCTGCTACTTGGCTTGCCTGTGGAATTGACATCAATAAAACTGTTTTTTATCGCCAAAGTGATATTCCTCAAGTAACCGAATTAAGTTGGTATTTGAGTTGTTATTTTCCATATCAACGTTTAACATTGGCACATGGTTTTAAAGATAAATCTGACCGTTTATCAGACGTAAATAGTGGTTTATTTACATATCCTATGTTAATGGCTGCCGATATTTTATTATACGATGCTGAAATTGTTCCCGTAGGAAAAGACCAATTACAACATTTAGAAATGGCTCGTGATGTAGCTAGTAGAATAAATAATACTGTTGGTGAAACCTTAATTTTGCCTCAAGGAAAAACCAACGAAAACACCAAGTTAGTACCTGGTACTGATGGTGAAAAAATGAGTAAATCAAGAAATAACTTTATCAATATTTTCTTAGCAGATAAAAAATTACGCAAGCAAATAATGGGAATTCAAACGGATAGTAAAGCCCTTGAAGAACCTAAAAATCCTGATACAGATAATGTTTTTGCTATTTATAAATTATTAGCTTCGGATGCTCAAATTGCAGAAATGCGTGCTAATTATGAAGGTGGAAATTATGGTTACGGTCATGCAAAACAAGCATTATATGAGCTAATTATTGAAGAGTTTGCTGAAATTCGTGCAAAATATGCACACTATATGGAAAACAGAAATGAAATAGATAAAGCATTATCAATTGGTGCCGAAAAAGCTAAAACTGTAGCTACTGATGTTTTACAAAGAGTTCGTAAAAAAATAGGATATTAA
- a CDS encoding lysophospholipid acyltransferase family protein — MKYILFPFRLIWRIWFYLLMIVSVVAISPFVLFFLSEEKYYGSFWKLMRAWSFFLIYGMGFRLKFERQEKLNPEKSYIFIANHTSLLDPWIMIASSKNPILFVGKIELTKVPLFGFFYKKAVITVDRKDPKSRREVYGRIKKRLDTGLSIAIYPEGLVPTEDVVLAPFMNGAFNLAIQYEMPIVPQIYFDAKRLFSWDIFKGHPGVFRVKQLPFIQVEGLVLKDRKVLNQQAFDLLENELLNDKRYMKDTNRLSNERKIKS; from the coding sequence ATGAAATACATACTTTTTCCTTTTCGATTAATTTGGCGAATCTGGTTTTATCTTCTGATGATTGTTTCGGTGGTTGCCATATCTCCTTTTGTATTGTTTTTTTTATCTGAAGAAAAATATTATGGTTCTTTTTGGAAACTAATGAGAGCTTGGTCATTTTTCTTAATTTACGGAATGGGTTTTAGGCTTAAATTTGAAAGACAAGAAAAACTAAATCCTGAAAAAAGTTACATATTTATAGCAAATCATACTTCATTATTAGATCCTTGGATAATGATTGCATCGAGTAAAAACCCAATTTTATTTGTAGGGAAAATCGAATTAACAAAAGTACCATTGTTTGGTTTTTTCTATAAAAAAGCCGTGATTACTGTTGATAGAAAAGATCCAAAAAGTAGAAGGGAAGTATATGGACGCATCAAAAAAAGATTAGATACAGGTTTGAGTATTGCTATTTATCCTGAAGGATTAGTTCCTACGGAAGATGTTGTTTTAGCTCCTTTTATGAATGGTGCATTTAATTTAGCAATACAATATGAAATGCCAATTGTACCCCAAATATATTTTGATGCAAAACGCTTATTTTCTTGGGATATTTTTAAAGGACATCCAGGTGTTTTTAGAGTAAAACAATTACCCTTTATACAGGTAGAAGGCTTAGTTCTGAAAGATAGAAAAGTTTTAAATCAACAAGCTTTTGATTTGTTAGAGAATGAATTATTAAACGATAAACGATATATGAAAGATACTAATCGATTAAGTAATGAGCGAAAAATTAAATCATAA
- the trhA gene encoding PAQR family membrane homeostasis protein TrhA encodes MSEKLNHNYSSTEEKLNVLTHGFGLLLSIIALPFLILKSVSYQGFWQIASFSIFGCSLIILYAASTFYHASKNAKIRRRLNIFDHAAIYVLIAGSYTPFCLVVLPEKTGWYLFVFVWLFALIGVVLKLFFTGRFDKLSTVLYLIMGWQVIFLINPLIDNLPCDGLFYLIAGGVFYTVGAILYSIKKVPYNHAIFQCFCAFRKL; translated from the coding sequence ATGAGCGAAAAATTAAATCATAATTATAGTAGTACCGAAGAAAAATTAAATGTTTTAACTCACGGTTTTGGCTTGTTATTATCAATAATAGCGTTGCCTTTTTTAATTTTAAAATCGGTAAGTTATCAAGGTTTTTGGCAAATTGCTAGTTTTAGTATTTTTGGTTGTAGCTTGATTATTTTATATGCTGCTTCAACTTTTTATCATGCGTCTAAAAACGCTAAAATCCGCCGAAGGCTTAATATTTTTGATCATGCTGCAATTTATGTATTAATCGCAGGAAGTTACACACCATTTTGTTTGGTCGTATTGCCTGAAAAAACAGGTTGGTATTTGTTCGTTTTTGTGTGGTTATTTGCTTTGATAGGCGTTGTTTTAAAGCTTTTTTTTACAGGAAGATTTGATAAATTATCAACAGTTTTATATTTGATAATGGGCTGGCAAGTCATCTTTTTAATAAATCCATTAATAGATAATTTACCTTGTGATGGATTATTTTATTTAATTGCAGGAGGCGTTTTTTATACTGTAGGAGCTATTTTATATTCGATTAAAAAAGTGCCTTATAATCACGCTATTTTTCAATGTTTTTGTGCTTTTAGGAAGCTTTAG
- a CDS encoding CYTH domain-containing protein has product MTFEIERKFLVTSDAYKQVAYQKSYIKQGFLNSKKERVVRVRIKDDSGFLTIKGASNKSGTTRYEWEKEIPLKEAQDLFNLCEEGIIEKYRYLVKSNNHIYEVDDFLGDNKGLVVAEIELSEENEAFEKPNWLGKEVTGTVKYYNSNLSKLPFCNW; this is encoded by the coding sequence ATGACTTTTGAAATTGAACGTAAATTCTTAGTAACTTCTGATGCTTATAAACAAGTAGCTTACCAAAAAAGCTATATAAAACAAGGTTTCTTAAACTCTAAAAAAGAACGTGTTGTACGAGTTCGAATAAAAGATGACAGCGGTTTTTTAACCATTAAAGGAGCATCAAACAAAAGCGGAACGACTCGTTATGAATGGGAAAAAGAGATTCCTTTAAAAGAAGCACAAGATTTATTCAATTTATGCGAAGAAGGAATTATTGAAAAATATCGTTATTTAGTAAAATCAAATAATCATATATATGAAGTCGATGATTTTTTAGGTGATAATAAAGGCTTAGTAGTTGCTGAAATAGAATTATCCGAAGAAAACGAAGCTTTTGAAAAACCAAATTGGCTAGGAAAAGAAGTTACAGGAACTGTAAAATATTATAATTCTAATTTAAGTAAACTACCGTTTTGTAACTGGTAA